Sequence from the Priestia megaterium genome:
GCTTGTCTTTGCTTAATGCGTTCGATTTATCAAACGAACTTGTCCTACATATGAACAATCGTTTGCACGGGACTACACATATGTACTGAAGGAGGAAGCTTATCATAAGCTTCCTCCTTTTCTTACTCCCTAAGAAGCGAGGCTTTTAGTTTCCTGCGAGCTGCTTTTCCCCAGTTTTTAACGGCTCCCGTGGAGACTTGGTATTTGTAGGCGATATCTTTATACGAGTAGCCTTCTAGCAGATGTTCGAGTACATAGATTTTTTCTTTTCCTGTTAAATGTTCGATATGCTGCTTGATGATTTCACTTTCTAGCGGGACGGGAAGAGCGGGATCTTCGTTTAGTGAAAGCAGGTTCTGCTCAGCTGGTGTTTCACGTTCTTCGTACAAAATGGTGCCTTTTAAATGAGAAAGGATCGTACCGCGCACGGTTGTGTAGGCATAAGCAGAAAAAGATCCTTTGCTTTCATCAAATTTTTGATACGCTCTCCATAAACCAATTAACGCAATTTGATAGTATTCGTCGTAGTCTTTGTAAATATGAAACTTTTTAATCATCGATACAATTAGTGGATGAAAAGATGAAGCAATTTGATCAAATGAGCTTTTTTGCATGTAGCATTCCTTTTTCAAAAACGCGTTTTTGCTGTATTCCGCCGGTATCTCTACTGTACAAGGGGAAGGTCACATGTGCGAATGAACGTACATTATGTTTTCTTTTTAAGAAACGTGACGTAATTTCCCCGGAAACTTCACGTTTCGCTAGGAAATATGCGAAGTATACGTGTATTTGTAGAGATTTTACGTACGAAAGGTCCCCCATTCCAATTTCTACTAATCTATAATTATTTCTATATCTATTATCGATGTAGCAACTCTACCATCACCAAAGAGCGGTGATGGTAGAGTTGCTAGACCTAAGCGGCAGTCACCCTCCCTTGCGGGTTTGCGCCTGCCGCATAGGTGAAACTTTTTGGGCAAATTCAGTGAAGTATTTTTGTGTTTGTCCTTTTGTTTATTCTATTGAATGTAAGTTTGGTGGGCAGAATATATTTGGCTTTTAAAAATGGGTAAAGGGGAGATTGAATGAAGGCGATGGTTGGGGTAAATGTGGCGGCGGCTGTTTTGTGCGGGGCGGTGATGTATGCGGGGATGCAGCACTGGCAGGAGAAAACGGAAGCGCAGGCAAGTGAAGTAAAAACTGCTGTTGTACATAAAGAAAAACAGTTTTCCGATGTATCTGCTTATACAAAAAATCTTCCAGACTTTATCACAAAGCAAATTGAGTCATCTATCGCAAATAAAAAACCTCTGACTCTTGTAATTGCCACATCCGCAAAGGAAGCAGGGTGGCCTCAGCAATTAAAAAAAGAGCTAGCAGCTACATATGGAAGTGATGTATTTACGGTTAAAACACTTTCATACGGCACCGGGACAACTGATGAACTTTTATCCTCACATATTGCCGATCAAATTGATCAACTTCAGCCAAACATTATTCTGTTTGAAGCACCTCTTAAAAATGACTATCAGCACCTTACGCTGGATGAAACGCTTGAAAATACAGACAAGCTGATTCATCAGCTCAAAGATTTGAAAAAAACTCTTATGATTCAGCCGTCACAGCCATATATTTCACAAACGGAGTCTTATGAAGAAGGAGTAGAAGCGATTAGGGGAGTCTCTGAAGCAAACTGGGTGTATTATATGAATCACTCACTCATTTGGCCGTTTCATTTAGGTGAATATATAAATAAAGACAGCGGTAATTTAACGAAAAAAGGAAATGAAGTGTGGGGAGAGTACGTTGTGAATTGGTTTACGGGAAAATAAAAAGACAAGCCCTATTTCAAAAGAAATAGGGCTTGTTTTTTATAATTTTATTAGATTATGACTTTTCTTCGTTTTATAGTAGTAGCTTTTTGTATCTCTACACTTATAAAGCTTAAAGCCCAAAATTTCTAAAGGAGTCCAAAGTTTTTTAATGTTTACGAGTGGCATGTTGATTCTCTGTTCTGTTCTTTATAAAGGTCTGTATATTCATTATAAAGAATAAGAGGGTGATAGTAAATACTATAAAGAACGGTTTGTTTAAAAAATTCTTTATAAAGAATTTTTGGGATTTTTATTTTTGGCTTATCAACATTTAGGAGTGATTTTTATCATAGCCTAGGTTATTTATTCTTGCTAAATTAATGTTGTGAAAAATATCACAAAATAAAATGCAAAGGATGATTCAAATTAAAACATAATTAGACCACTTATTTTTTTTGCTTGCTGCTAAAGCAATGGAATCGCATACATACCATAACTGTGTTAGATAATCTAACACACAAGTTGAACGATTCAGAAAATTCATATATCTTAAGTATATCTTTAAAGATGCATAGAAAATATATCTTTGAAACAAGCAGGTATAGACGCCAGGGGAGGAATGGAAGATGCAAAAAAAGAAACTCGTATTGATTGGAAATGGAATGGCTGGAGTTCGAGCGATTGAAGAAGTATTGAAGGTTTCAAACGAAGCGTTTGAGATTACGATTTTCGGAAGCGAGCCGCATCCGAACTATAATCGTATTTTACTATCAAAAGTGCTCCAAGGAGATACGAATGTTGAAGACATTACGTTAAACGATTGGAACTGGTATCAAGAAAACAATATTACATTATATACGGGCGAAACGGTTACTAGTATCGATTCAGTAAAAAAAGAAGTAGCGACAAACAGCGGTAGAGTAGAACCGTATGATGAGTTAATTTTAGCAACGGGTTCTCTTCCTTTTATTCTTCCGATTCCAGGGTCTGATAAAAAAGGAGTTACGGCTTTTCGAGATATAAAAGACACGGACGAAATGCTGCAGGCATCTCAGCAGTATAAAAAAGCAGCGGTTATTGGAGGCGGACTGCTTGGATTAGAAGCAGCGCGCGGACTGTTAAATCTGGGAATGGACGTATCTGTGATTCATTTAGCTCCGTATTTAATGGAACGTCAGCTTGATCCAACAGCCGGCAAATTGCTTCAAAACGAATTAGAAAAACAAGGCATGAAGTTTTTGCTTGAAAAACAAACGGCGGAAATCGTTGGGGATGAGCGAGTTGAAGGATTATCTTTTAAAGACGGGACGTTTTTAGAAGCTGATTTAGTCGTGATGGCCGTTGGAATTAAGCCAAACGTTCAGCTTGCAAAAGAAGCGGGACTTAACGTAAACCGAGGAATTGTCGTGAATGACTATATGCAAACGGACATCTCAAACATCTACGCCGTTGGAGAATGTGCAGAGCATAGAGGAATGGTATACGGACTGGTGGCACCTCTGTATGAACAAGGAAAAGCGTTAGCAAAAGCGATTTGCGGGGCAGAAAAAGTGCCTTATGAAGGATCGGTTTTATCCACGCAGCTAAAAGTATCAGGTGTTGAAGTGTTTTCAGCCGGAGACTTCACGGAGGATGAAGAGAAAAAAGCGATCAAAGTGTTCGATGAACAAGACGGCATTTATAAAAAGCTTGTTCTGCGAGGCAATCAAATCGTAGGAGCTGTTCTTTTTGGAGACAGCAGCGACGGAAATCGACTGTTTTCAATGATTCAAAAGCAAGAAGATGTATCGGATGTCGCGAAAGTTTCGATTTTACAGCCGTCTGGCGGTAACGCCGGTGAAAGCTTAGTAGCAAGCATGAGCGCGGATGATATTATTTGCGGCTGTAACGGCGTAACAAAAGGTACGATTGTGGAAGCTATCCAAAAACAAGGATGCTCATCGGTTGATGAAATCAAAGCTTGTACAAGTGCCTCTCGTTCCTGCGGAGGATGTAAACCGCTTGTAGCGGAAGTGCTTCAGCATACTCTTGGCGCTGACTTTGACGCGGTGGCTCAAAAAGAAGCGATTTGCGGCTGTACGACGCTGTCAAGAGATGAAGTTGTCGAAGAAATTAAAGCAAAAGGACTTTCGCATACGCGTGAAGTTATGAATGTACTTGGATGGAATAATGAAGAAGGCTGTTCGAAATGCCGTCCGGCGCTAAACTATTATTTAGGTATGGTGAATCCAACCGGGTATGTTGACGAACGCGAATCAAGATTTGTAAATGAACGTATGCACGCAAATATTCAAAAAGACGGTACGTATTCTGTTGTTCCTCGTATGTACGGAGGCGTCACAAATGCGGAAGATTTACGGCGAATTGCAGACGTCGTTGATAAATATGAGATTCCGCTCGTAAAAGTGACGGGTGGACAGCGTCTTGATTTGTTTGGTGTTAAAAAAGAAGATTTGCCTAGCGTATGGGAAGAGTTAGATATGCCTTCTGGCTACGCGTACGGTAAGTCACTGCGGACGGTGAAAACATGCGTCGGCGAACAGTTTTGCCGTTTTGGCACGCAGGATTCAATGGGCGTTGGCATTGCGCTTGAGAAAAAATTTGAAGGATTATGGACGCCTCATAAAGTAAAAATGGCTGTATCCGCTTGTCCGAGAAGC
This genomic interval carries:
- the nirB gene encoding nitrite reductase large subunit NirB; the encoded protein is MQKKKLVLIGNGMAGVRAIEEVLKVSNEAFEITIFGSEPHPNYNRILLSKVLQGDTNVEDITLNDWNWYQENNITLYTGETVTSIDSVKKEVATNSGRVEPYDELILATGSLPFILPIPGSDKKGVTAFRDIKDTDEMLQASQQYKKAAVIGGGLLGLEAARGLLNLGMDVSVIHLAPYLMERQLDPTAGKLLQNELEKQGMKFLLEKQTAEIVGDERVEGLSFKDGTFLEADLVVMAVGIKPNVQLAKEAGLNVNRGIVVNDYMQTDISNIYAVGECAEHRGMVYGLVAPLYEQGKALAKAICGAEKVPYEGSVLSTQLKVSGVEVFSAGDFTEDEEKKAIKVFDEQDGIYKKLVLRGNQIVGAVLFGDSSDGNRLFSMIQKQEDVSDVAKVSILQPSGGNAGESLVASMSADDIICGCNGVTKGTIVEAIQKQGCSSVDEIKACTSASRSCGGCKPLVAEVLQHTLGADFDAVAQKEAICGCTTLSRDEVVEEIKAKGLSHTREVMNVLGWNNEEGCSKCRPALNYYLGMVNPTGYVDERESRFVNERMHANIQKDGTYSVVPRMYGGVTNAEDLRRIADVVDKYEIPLVKVTGGQRLDLFGVKKEDLPSVWEELDMPSGYAYGKSLRTVKTCVGEQFCRFGTQDSMGVGIALEKKFEGLWTPHKVKMAVSACPRSCAESGIKDIGFIGIDGGWEIYVGGNGGTHLRGGDLLYKVKTDEELMDITGAYLQYYRETANYLERTSAWIERMGLSHIQSVLDEAETRRELNMRMDEALSTYRDPWKEIVESKKTKKELFETVVTS
- a CDS encoding SGNH/GDSL hydrolase family protein, encoding MKAMVGVNVAAAVLCGAVMYAGMQHWQEKTEAQASEVKTAVVHKEKQFSDVSAYTKNLPDFITKQIESSIANKKPLTLVIATSAKEAGWPQQLKKELAATYGSDVFTVKTLSYGTGTTDELLSSHIADQIDQLQPNIILFEAPLKNDYQHLTLDETLENTDKLIHQLKDLKKTLMIQPSQPYISQTESYEEGVEAIRGVSEANWVYYMNHSLIWPFHLGEYINKDSGNLTKKGNEVWGEYVVNWFTGK
- a CDS encoding sigma-70 family RNA polymerase sigma factor encodes the protein MQKSSFDQIASSFHPLIVSMIKKFHIYKDYDEYYQIALIGLWRAYQKFDESKGSFSAYAYTTVRGTILSHLKGTILYEERETPAEQNLLSLNEDPALPVPLESEIIKQHIEHLTGKEKIYVLEHLLEGYSYKDIAYKYQVSTGAVKNWGKAARRKLKASLLRE